From Dehalobacter sp. 12DCB1, a single genomic window includes:
- the yajC gene encoding preprotein translocase subunit YajC, giving the protein MDQSTTTMMYFAVFVIMIIFMFVLPSRKQKQERQRLMESIKIKAKVITIGGILGTITKIKEDTVVIKIASNVEIEILKSAIKSAEGGKETPVKTHKKNKPEPEEEAEETEEIDEDNDTKVKDDK; this is encoded by the coding sequence ATGGATCAAAGTACGACAACGATGATGTATTTTGCAGTATTTGTTATTATGATTATCTTTATGTTTGTTTTGCCGAGCAGAAAGCAGAAACAAGAGCGGCAGAGACTGATGGAGTCCATTAAAATCAAGGCTAAAGTCATAACGATTGGCGGAATATTAGGTACCATTACCAAAATAAAAGAAGATACGGTTGTCATCAAGATTGCCAGCAATGTTGAAATTGAAATACTTAAGTCTGCGATCAAAAGTGCCGAGGGCGGCAAAGAAACGCCTGTCAAGACTCATAAGAAAAATAAGCCTGAACCCGAAGAAGAGGCTGAAGAAACCGAAGAAATCGATGAAGATAACGATACCAAGGTTAAAGACGATAAATAA
- the secD gene encoding protein translocase subunit SecD, whose translation MKRGNTLKLAIAVILVAVVVFFSIQPLTDSKSGIPLGLDLRGGVHLVLQAEMGKDGAEITNDDMDKARAVIEERVNGLGVAEPYIQTNYDKKRIIVELAGVADPDEAVKVLQTTAKLTFRDPQGNILMDGSLLKDAKAAVDTSNGGTDYVVQISFASEGTTKFADITTKYLNQKIGIYLDERKIQDPVVSVPIVDGQGQIQGYSSLEEAAQYAVMFRSGALPVSMSIVEKNQVGALLGADSLNKSLNACVIALIFIFLFMLLLYRLPGLVADFSLVVFSVIVLWVLYGIGTVLTLPGIAGFVLSIGMAVDLNIIVYERIKEELKLGKSLRAAVDAGFSRAFITVFDSNITTIFAALALFLLGSASIKGFAITLIVGIVASLFTAITFTRWIMRWIVGINPRMSKWLFGVKEVK comes from the coding sequence ATGAAACGGGGAAATACTTTAAAACTTGCAATAGCCGTAATTCTAGTTGCTGTTGTGGTATTCTTTTCGATCCAGCCGCTGACAGATTCTAAAAGCGGGATTCCGCTGGGACTTGATTTACGCGGTGGCGTTCATCTGGTTTTACAGGCGGAGATGGGTAAAGACGGTGCAGAGATTACCAACGACGATATGGATAAAGCGCGGGCTGTCATTGAAGAACGTGTCAACGGGCTCGGAGTAGCCGAACCTTATATTCAGACGAACTATGACAAAAAGAGAATTATTGTTGAGCTGGCCGGAGTCGCTGATCCCGATGAGGCTGTTAAAGTCCTGCAAACAACCGCTAAGCTGACTTTCCGGGATCCCCAGGGAAATATCCTGATGGACGGTTCCCTATTGAAGGATGCTAAGGCAGCAGTCGATACCTCGAACGGCGGCACGGATTATGTTGTGCAAATATCATTTGCTTCTGAGGGTACCACGAAGTTTGCTGATATTACAACGAAATATCTTAATCAGAAAATTGGTATCTATCTGGATGAGCGAAAGATCCAGGATCCGGTAGTTTCTGTGCCGATTGTAGACGGACAAGGCCAGATCCAAGGCTATTCCTCCCTGGAAGAAGCAGCTCAGTATGCCGTCATGTTCCGTTCCGGTGCGTTGCCAGTCAGTATGAGCATTGTTGAAAAAAACCAGGTAGGCGCACTTTTGGGTGCTGATTCCCTGAATAAGAGCCTAAATGCGTGCGTCATTGCACTGATCTTTATTTTCTTATTCATGCTGCTGCTCTATCGTTTACCAGGGCTGGTCGCTGATTTTTCTCTTGTGGTCTTTTCAGTGATTGTACTCTGGGTTTTATACGGGATTGGGACGGTTCTTACCTTGCCAGGCATTGCAGGGTTTGTCTTATCCATTGGAATGGCCGTCGATTTGAATATTATTGTCTACGAAAGAATCAAGGAAGAACTAAAGCTTGGCAAATCGCTGCGGGCTGCCGTGGATGCCGGATTCAGCCGGGCCTTCATTACGGTGTTTGACTCTAATATTACGACCATTTTTGCTGCTCTGGCATTATTCCTGCTCGGTTCTGCTTCGATCAAAGGTTTTGCAATTACGCTGATTGTCGGTATCGTTGCGAGCCTGTTTACGGCTATTACGTTTACCCGCTGGATTATGCGCTGGATTGTTGGAATCAACCCGCGGATGAGCAAATGGCTGTTTGGCGTAAAGGAGGTAAAATAA
- the secF gene encoding protein translocase subunit SecF translates to MADKYKDKKTPKNAAPVVTPAASEASYDDVKHEHRLYFNIVKKRYIWFVLSLILLIPGITSLCTQGLNLSIDYKGGSMFNIQFNEKVTQADINQAVDSVGLTGSVQLTNGDISAIVRTEALDQTKRDELLAAIQKQAGTFDIKNVEEQLVQPAIGNELKSGAMKSLAVASVLILIYVSFRFRFVYAASSVIALLHDILITLGLFSIFQWEIDAAFIAAILTIFGYSINDTVVIYDRIRENERRMKKKDSFEDMVDKSVWQTMGRSVKTVCTVLIALLAIFFLGGESTRTFSLAMIIGVFFGAYSSICIASQLVVEIKKRTSEDNKKDNPAES, encoded by the coding sequence GTGGCTGACAAGTATAAAGACAAAAAAACACCTAAAAATGCGGCCCCGGTCGTTACCCCTGCCGCCAGCGAAGCCAGTTACGATGATGTCAAACATGAACATAGACTGTATTTTAATATTGTAAAAAAACGCTATATCTGGTTTGTCTTATCTTTGATTCTTCTGATTCCTGGTATTACTTCGCTTTGTACGCAGGGACTGAATCTCAGCATCGACTATAAAGGCGGTTCGATGTTCAATATTCAGTTTAACGAAAAAGTAACCCAGGCGGATATCAACCAGGCCGTGGATTCTGTTGGGCTGACCGGTAGCGTACAGCTGACAAATGGTGACATTTCGGCTATCGTCAGAACGGAAGCTTTGGATCAGACCAAGAGGGACGAGCTTCTGGCGGCAATTCAGAAACAGGCTGGAACGTTCGATATAAAAAATGTTGAAGAACAGCTTGTTCAGCCTGCTATCGGCAACGAACTGAAATCGGGAGCGATGAAGTCGCTGGCGGTTGCGTCTGTTTTGATTCTGATTTATGTTTCGTTCCGTTTCCGTTTTGTGTATGCTGCTTCGAGCGTCATTGCGCTTCTGCATGATATACTTATTACTTTGGGCTTGTTCTCAATATTCCAGTGGGAAATTGATGCAGCGTTCATCGCGGCAATTCTCACCATCTTTGGTTATTCGATTAATGATACCGTCGTCATCTATGACCGTATCAGAGAGAATGAAAGACGCATGAAAAAGAAAGACAGCTTCGAGGATATGGTGGACAAATCTGTCTGGCAGACGATGGGCCGTTCCGTAAAGACTGTCTGCACCGTGCTGATTGCTCTGCTCGCAATATTCTTCCTGGGCGGAGAATCGACCAGAACCTTCTCCCTGGCAATGATTATCGGCGTATTTTTCGGGGCCTATTCATCCATTTGCATTGCCAGCCAGCTTGTCGTTGAGATTAAAAAGAGAACCAGCGAAGACAATAAAAAAGATAATCCGGCTGAAAGCTAA
- a CDS encoding MBL fold metallo-hydrolase — MKLTVLGCWGAYPEAGEATSGYLLQTGRHTVLLDCGSGVLANLWKHVSHEQIDAVFISHFHHDHTADLGCLLYASKFAFAFKKRTQPLPVYASNQPGCFKELTFGEYSSGIEIKSDTVLDLDGLKVSFAPTVHDAYNLAMKLEYAGKVLIYTGDLGPASDLSQFEGGADLLITESSLYAHETGLFQGHLTSTEAAALARRIDAKALLLTHFPHIGETAKLADEASQYYAGKIYLAKTNLTVEF; from the coding sequence ATGAAGCTAACAGTTCTAGGCTGCTGGGGAGCATATCCCGAAGCAGGAGAGGCAACATCCGGGTATCTTTTACAGACAGGCAGGCATACAGTCCTGTTGGACTGCGGCAGCGGGGTATTGGCAAATTTATGGAAGCATGTTTCCCACGAGCAGATCGACGCGGTTTTTATTTCCCATTTTCACCATGACCATACGGCAGATCTCGGATGCCTTCTATATGCGAGCAAATTTGCGTTTGCGTTTAAGAAAAGAACACAGCCGCTTCCTGTTTATGCGAGTAATCAGCCGGGATGCTTTAAGGAATTGACCTTTGGTGAATATAGCAGCGGTATCGAAATAAAGTCGGATACGGTTCTCGATCTTGACGGTTTGAAAGTTTCCTTTGCTCCAACCGTCCATGATGCCTATAACCTGGCAATGAAGCTTGAATATGCCGGTAAAGTCCTGATCTATACCGGTGATCTTGGGCCTGCATCTGATTTAAGCCAGTTTGAAGGCGGAGCAGATCTATTGATTACTGAATCAAGCCTATATGCCCATGAAACCGGCTTATTCCAGGGGCATCTGACCTCTACCGAAGCTGCGGCCCTGGCCAGACGTATCGACGCAAAAGCACTTCTTCTGACCCATTTCCCGCATATTGGTGAAACAGCAAAGTTGGCAGATGAAGCTTCCCAGTATTATGCCGGCAAAATCTATTTGGCAAAAACCAATCTTACAGTAGAATTCTAA